In the genome of Brachypodium distachyon strain Bd21 chromosome 3, Brachypodium_distachyon_v3.0, whole genome shotgun sequence, the window CATCCGATTCAATCACTGAGATTCATGCAAGATCCATACATATACAAATGATGAAAAAATCTTGATTGAATGGTTATGGTCGTTGACTgcgaaataattatttataagTTTAAGAAATAAACACACACTTTACATTCTCGTACTTATAAAATCAATTTTACGCATTCGATCTCCTATTAACTTCCCTCTTTTAACCCTCTTTCGTTTATCCAATGCTGTGAAACACGTTGTAGGTTTTCTATAGACATCGAACCCCGGATCCCCTGAGGATGTAGCTCTAGCTCCGTTGTGTGAAAAATTACTGCACCAAaatattgtaaaaaaaaactgcaccAGAATGATAACGCCGATTGGTGAACGAGCCCTTGTTGCCATTTTCTCGAGCAAAATGAGCTACATCGGTCTAatcaaggaagaaaaaaacctCGGGAGAAATTGAGaatcaagtactccctctgacccatattacttgtcgctgatttagtacaactatGTACTAAATTTGGGTCAAGTAATATGGGTTAGAACTCTCAGAAGGAGTACTTAATTACTTCAATGGTTGACGGAGTAGTTATGCCAATATCCAAAATCAAAATCCACCCCGGAGATCAAACCTTAAGGGCTATGGGTGTCTTATCAATGCATTCTCATCGTTTTACAGTGGCAGACGATTTatctactccatccgtcctgaaataagtgacgtgttTTTGTAAATGATACCTGatacaaaaaaaaggccaGATAAGCTGATAGCCTCTTCGTCCGCGGAACTCTCCACCCTATGCTTTGAGTAGTCCCCAGTTTGGCCTTGGCTGGAGTCTGGTCGGTTCGGAATTCGGATCGCGGAAGACTGTAGCCCACGAGATGAAAGAAGGGACCGAAGAAATGGTCCAAACTTCCAAATCCGCAATCATTTTCGCGAAAAAAGGGAAGCTTCATCTAATGCACATATTATCTCTTACGGTTTCACTATACCtaagttgcctgatttttagttagagataagttgattaCTCAGCCGTACgttggatatgatttgtgctCTTAGATTCGAAACGGATGATAAAAAAATAGGGACTGGCTACGGCTCAGTCGGCTGAGAAATTATATTCCAGTCGACCGGCCAGGCAAGCGgtagaaacaaacaaaaatcgCGATCGATCAATCCTGTGCcgtgcatccatgcatgcatggctagTTAAACACGAGTTAGTAGCTAGCACTAGATACCTACAACGCTGGCGTGCATGTATGCCCGTTCGATCGGTACCTTCTTCCTATTAATtgatttcaattttttgtcTCAAGCACTAGCTGTCTGTTGTCTGGTAGCTAGATTGGTGAGTGCATGTCTAAGTTGCAATTACAAGAACATCAACTTGCAAAAATTAGCACACACTTGGCAACAAATTGCGCTTGCAAAAATTAAACTAATTATTAAATTAAGTTGCAGTTGCGGAAAGTCAGTACACAAATTTCGCTTTTAATTTATGAAAAGATACTAAGTTGCaactccaaaaaaaattacggCCTGACTTCAAAAATTACGGTTGCAATTAAAAAATTATAGTTGCAACCCCATGCGGTGGGAAAATTAAGGGCGTGATTTCAAAAATTACAGTTTGCAACTgaaaaattgcagttgcaacATGGTTTttagaatataaaataaacgTGAAAGTTACCTAGTATTGGTATTTTATGTTAgggaaaaaatataaaattgtGGGTGAAACTTAGAGTGTGCAAGACTCAAATAAATGAATAATAAAGAGAAACACATATTGTGTGCAATACTAATTTAGCATGCAACTAATTACCCTAACCACTCACTCTTAACACTAGagtaaaaaaacataaaatagAAGGCATaatgaaaacaaaggaaagtcaagagaaacaaaaaagaaaacaaaaaacagaaatatatAATGTAGTGCGGAGGACTTGAACCCGCGACCCATTCAAAAGGCAGATAATGCTAAACCACCAATTCAACTAGATTTTGCTGTGCATGGTGAGTTGTCATCCTATTTATCTCGGATCAATTTTTCTGTCGACTCAGAAATCAAATTTCTCGTCGACTGCTCCCTAGCAATTCCGAAAAAAATAAGGATAAAATGAGATCTAGATACTAATGCAACGGTTCTAATTCGTCAATTTAGATTTAAAAATTTTActtaaaaatcagacaatTTAGATATATCCACAACCCTCAAATTTGTGCCCCCGTGTTATACATCTAATGAATAGCGACGCCACGGCAGCCGCGTGCAGTATATAGGCGTGAATGGTCGGCACTCTTCATTGTTTTGCTTCGTTATGCTTCTTGCAACAGCCAACAGGCTctcttcaaaaaaaagagagagaaaaaaagccAACAGGCAACTACTACATGTCTTTCGCCAATAAGCAGTCCGTGCATGCCTGATTTCGGGGCTGGGGGATGATGGACTTTGGGTGTGCGTTAGGCTTAGCCACTTTAATTAGCTAGGTATAATTACGTGACACGACGTGAGCCGACCACACATGCATGATTGCGGTTGCGGGGCAGCACAGCACGGCGTTTTTGTCACGGCGAACTTGACGTGATTACCATAGCTATCGCGCAACGGTCATTCGGTCGGGGTCGGGGTCGGGGTCCAGTTCCTGTAGTACGAAACCGACTTAAGTAGATTTGTGCCGACACACAAAGATGGTATTATCTGCAAGGGTTTAGTGGCTGAGATCTCATGGGATCGGTCATCGATCGCGTCCTGATTTAGTGGAAGTTGACATGCAAATTCCGCTCTCGTTGCCAAAAGTAACAactcctttttttccttccatgGCGTTAAGCACCGGCGTCGTCCCCGCAGGGATCTCGACATTTCCGACCAGCTCGCTTAGCCTGGACTCCAGAAACAGAAAGGCGAGGCAGAGTGAGAGAGCAGACGAACGTTCTCCAGACTTCCAAGGCTACACAAAGCCTTGCACGTACGTTCGCCACCCACCAAACCAAGCCAGCGCCAATGATAATCCCGTCTTGATCTATCCTGGGCAAGACTTGAAGCCGACTCCAATTCATTTTCAAAGAAACAGGAAATGCTGGCCAGCCTCAGATTCCTTGGCTCCTACGACCGAGTCCCAAGCCCAGACCTGCCGGGGGCACACGACAGCGAGCGTAGACGCAGCCGGCGCCGCACGTACGCTCGCTCGCTCGGGCCTCTCTGATGAGGGAGCGGCTCGAATGGAATAATCCTCCGGATCCCAGGGATTATTCCGGGGGATCTATTCCAGACAGCGCAGCCTTTCGTGCTATGCCATGCCCCCACCCACGTTGGCACTTGGCCATCTATCTGTCTTTGTTTATACAGAAAGATTACAGGGAGGACGGAGGGGATCGGTTCTAGATCTTGATTCGCACAGACGACCCCGTCGATGCAGCTATTTATGTGCGCTAATTAACTCTTAGGCCGCGGCCGGGCCAATCGATGCTTACGTTCCGTGGTGAGAGACGCTAATCAACTTCTTTCCGGCGAGTGGCGTCGTAAGCGGACGCAGCTAGGTTGAGTGTGTTCCATACCTTTTGACCAAGAACTGGACCTGCAGTAGTACGAGGATATTGTAACGTGAAAGTGGTACCATTGATTCGTCTCGAAAATGCCTTTGCTGATATAACTGTATGCACAAAAGTTTAGCATAAAATCGCACGCTATTAATGAATTCGTGGAATACTATAAAAACATTACGACCGTGCTCAGTACTATGCCATGGCATTTCCACCCCCACACTTTCATATATTCGTATTCCAAGATTTCGTGTGCCATGAAgacacttctttttttttatccgaCCATGAAGACACTTGGAACAAATTGACCCTGAGGTTTGAGCCTACACGGCCGGGCTACGACGTACGGCCGAACTTTTTACGTTCGGACCAATCATGCAAAATCGACCCTCTAGAATTCCTATTTCCCCGAACTTCCCTCCAATTCTCCTCAATCATCGCAGCAACAACGAACTCCTCCCCAATTCCCagatcagaaattcagaaaccAACAAAAGAGCAGAGCACACGCATAAAACACGCGACGACAACCACCGCCGTTCCAAACCTCCAAAATTCCAGTTGTGTCttccggccgcggcggccttgcCAGCTCGGAGCCCTTCCTTCCCCCCATCTCTCTCCTCCGTCCCTCCATTGAATCCATTCCCCCGGCCCCCTAGCCAATTTTAAACAACAAGCCCTCCTCTCTCTGCGctgccccccaccaccaccgaaGGAGAGattgagggagagagggaggaggaggacagccGGCGCGCCCGTGTGGCCCGCGCGCGACCGATCGGATGGCGGCGTCGATGGCGTCGCCGCGGGGGCGGTCGATCCGGGAGACGGTGCTGGAGAGCGTGGCGGCgtaccagcagcagcagcggatgcGCCGCAGGTTCCGCAAGAGCCTCTCCTACGCCGGGGAGCTCTCCTCGGcgggccgcgccggcggcggggacggccCGTCCTCGTCTTCGTCCGCGTCCGTCTCCTCGCTCTGCGGGcccgaggaggacgacgagcccttctgggaggaggaggagggcaccgTCGAGCTCGTGCAGCTCGGCGCCAACCGCGCCAAAAACGTCCTCATCCTCATGAGCGACACCGGCGGCGGGCACCGCGCATCCGCCGAGGCCATCAAGGACGCCTTCCGCATCGAGTTCGGCGACGACTACCGGGTATACAATCTCTCGAATTTCAAATTTAATAACTGACCCCCCACTCCCCTTTGCGAATCCTTCTGCTTCCCCTCTGTGGATTTTCCAATCTGTCAAGTGCCCGTCCGCCCGCCGCGCTAACGATTTCGATTTCGATTTGGGGGCGGCAGGTCTTCGTGAAGGATCTGTGCAAGGATCACGCGGGGTGGCCGCTCAACAACATGGAGAGCTCGTACAAGTTCATGGTGAAGCATGTGCAGCTCTGGAAGGTGGCCTTCCACACCACATCGCCTAGATGGGTCCATTGCCTCTACCTCGGCTCCCTCGCCTCATTCTATGCCAAGTACGGatgcttttatttttattttacgtTTCAATAATTTGATTTTGCggaatttgctagtttttggAACGTTTCTCTTGTTTCACCAACAGCTTCATCGTTATAAACAAATAATTCGATGTTACTTGTGTTTCCATGGCTACGCTATTTAGAATAACAAAATAAACTGTGGCTACGCTATATTGCTTCGCTGTTACTGGTTGGTGGTTAGAATTGCCAATTGGCTCACCTAATCGCAGATTTTATTATGGACCAGCACGTTTGTCAGCATCCATTACGCTTGTATTTTATAGTGTCAGACCTTACCGATTGATTCCGTGGCAATAATTTTATAAGGCCCACTTCTTGTATTGACTAGAGATGCTGAAATATCTGTGCTAAATTCCTTGTCATGTAATGTATGCAATTTGCTATTCAAATGCGGTTTTCTGAATAAACTGTTATTGAGCTCAGATATTCAGCCATGTGGACTAGTTCAGGCTGCCCATATGGGTATTGCAGGGTATAGGACAGGACTGGAAAGCATTTCAAGAAATTCAATTTGTACCATGGGCATCATCCCATCAATACGCCCACTGGTGTCACCCTATAGGTGTGGCCGTGTGGGTACTTTTGCATCCTAGGGGGCCACTATAATTGATTGCATTGCGTTGCATTGCTGCCATCCATTGAGCATCATTTAAGTTAGTTAAAAACTAGCTTACGTGCTTTCCGAATTGCCAGTATGTCCTTGCTTCCACCACATAATTTAAACTAAAATGGCACAGTGGAATATGCAAGGTGTTCATTTCTTGGATGTTTTTTCTATACTTCAAACCATTAACCTTGCGTGCGCAtttctttactcttataaacATGTCAATTGGTGGCAGTGGTCCGTCACTTTGTTGCCATCACACATTGAGTTTGACATAATGTTTGATAAGAGCGACTTAAATTTAATATAATTCTACACAAACGGTAATATAATTATATTTAAAATGTGCAGAGTCGTCTTTTATTCCGTTACAACGTACGATCACTGTGCTAGTCAGTATAAAATCAACCTGCACTCCATTTTTTCCCTCTATGTCGATGCCTTCGGTGCTACTATGTATTTACAAGGATGTATGATCTGATTACATGAACAAGGTGTCAAGCTATTGTGAAATGGTTGCACATAATGCATATATCATTTGAAAGTTGCCTACAATATAAGTCCATTGATCCATATGTTTGACTTCGTTTCAACATCGAGGGACTACATGGAGTTCTTTTATCTGAATAGTTTCTTGTTTATGGGTGAAGGAAGGTTGAGGCTGGATTGAAGAAGTACAAGCCAGACATAATAATTAGTGTCCACCCCCTCATGCAACACATTCCTCTATGGGTACTCAAATGGCAAGGTCTGCAGAACAGAGTAGTATTCACCACCGTcatcaccgacctcaacactTGCCACCCTACTTGGTAAGTTAAGCTATCAATAAGGGGGAAATCTGGACACCAAATATTTTCCTTAAGAAAAAACACCATCTCTCACACGCTACAGAGGTAATATCTGACAGTAAAAATTTACAGGTTCCATGCTGATGTGAATAGATGTTACTGCCCATCAGAAGAAGTTGCCAAGAGGGCAGAAATGGATGAACTGAAACCTTCTCAGATCCGTGTGTTTGGTCTTCCCATCCGACCATCATTCTGCCGTGCTGTTCTTGTTAAGGTACAAGGTTAACTTGAGGACTCTCGGTACTTGTTTATATGTTCAAATATTATATTTTGTATTTGATCTTTTAAAAGCTGGGGGCTCACTTGTGCTATTTATCTTTTGATCTCTTGTGCATTCAATAATTGCTAAGTATGGGATAGTGGATAGCAAAACCAATTTTTTTACTGTGGGCTGTACCTCTACAGCTCTGATATGTTTCTAGAAAGAAATAGATGTATGGCTGATGTGTCTTAATACAATTTGTTATTGCCCGCTTTCTATTTAACTCAGAAGTCAAAACTTTATTTTACTCACCAGGATGATCTACGAAGGGAACTTGAAATGGATCCTGAGTTACCAGCAGTTTTGCTGATGGGAGGTGGGGAGGGCATGGGTCCTGTAAAGAAGACCGCGAAAGCCCTTGGAGAGGCATTGTTTGACAAAGAGCTCGGAAAACCTATTGGGCAGCTTGTTGTCATTTGTGGTCGGAACAAAACACTGAGCTCCTCATTGCAATCTCTTGAATGGAAAATGCCAGTAAAGGTATAAATCAAAATTGTGCTTTCAATTGTTTTAAAGATCAAATTGTTTCTTGCATAGCTCAGACAAGGTGGATATTTTCTTAAccgcttttcttttctaaaacaaaagattaGGGGATTTGAGACCCAAATGGAGAAGTGGATGGGGGCTTGTGATTGCATTATAACAAAGGTACATATACTCTTGACCCTTCTTGATTTTTGGCATGTTGCTTTCTCTGAAGGTCATGTGGTActcataattttgtttttctgttgtttGTTTCAATAGGCTGGACCAGGTACCATCGCTGAAGCCTTGATTAGGGGGCTTCCTATCATCCTTAATGACTTCATACCTGGACAGGTTTGTGTCTACTAACTCTTCCACGTTCCTATTGTTAAAATAAGCATTCAAAGTGTATTTGCAACGCTACAGTTAACCAAAACGCCTGACAGAAGCTCAAAATAATCTGCTACAGCTGCTGCCTGCAGTCCTTTAAGAACCTCAACAACATACATTTGCTCGATCAATATTAGTATAAGTTGGCCATGGGTAGGGATGCAAGAGGGATCCCACATATGTCCCACTTCTAGGCCAACCTCCAAATCTGGAAGTCAAATTTTGAGCAATTTTCTTGAACTAGCAAATCAATTAAACAGGATAAACCGGATCCCACTTGCATCCCTAGCCATGTGTGCAATGTTATTCTTGTTTGTGGTCATTGTACACTTCTTCCTAAGCGTCATCTTTACAGATCCGAAGAATCATTCTCATGAACTTTATTCTGATGAGTAGGTGATGGTTGTTTTAcagtaataaataaatatgcagGTTATTCTTTTAGAAAGTATGTAGGTAATCGCAGTATAATTTATTCCTAACTCTGGTTGACAGAGACAAATGTAGCAGCCTACTTTTTGCAAGAGATGTGTGCTTCTCTCTTGTTAGCAAGTCATCAAACACTATCATTTTACACAAGTTTGTATCTTTTCCATCACAGGAAGTTGGCAATGTCCCTTATGTTGTGGACAATGGTGCTGGCGTATTCTCCAAAAGTCCCAAGGAAACTGCTGCACTCGTCGCCAGTTGGTTTGGTCCAGGCTTGGAGGAGCGCAAGAGAATGTCAGAAAATGCTTTGAAGTTGGCCCAACCGGAAGCTGTGTTTGACATTGTCAGGGATATCCATGCGCTCTCTCAGGAGCAAGGTGTGATATCACAGATCTCCAGCTCCTTGACATCATCGTTTTTCATACAATCTCCTGAAACCACCCCCATCCAACTTATGTGAAGTCTCAAACTGTGTACATAGGTAGAATTGCAATACATCTCTTGCACCTTGCATATGCCCTACAGTATATCCTAGATTGCCtgtttgtttcatttgttgaCGGGGTTCCACTGTTTTCTGTTCATGGCTTCTTGTGATAGTTTTTATGGGCTCGTTTGACTGACTGACAACTGCTCCTTTGTAATATTGTGTTCATGTAAGATTTGTGAAAAATCATTCATTGACATCATTCTTTCATGTCTGTCGTTACCGAATGGGGGGCCGTGGTTGGCTTGTAAAGTATGCTCAGTTTTGTGGATTGAAGGTCTTAGATTCCCTTTTCGTGTAATCCATGTTAGGATTACTGTAAAGAAGTGCACAATATGATACAAAATTTGAGAGTGGAAGTCTTGTATTTGTTGAAGATAATGAGTGATATTCATATATGCATTCTCTTGACTGGAAGATACTGTGAGAGTTGTAGACCGGAGACTACCAGCCAAAGTTGTCTGACCGATTAGGGGCTTTCAACAGCAAAGCAAGCACCAGTACTTATCACGTTTTGTCAGGAACAAACTGCCGGAGCTATCACATTTGATCTTCAGAAGGTAAAAGCTGTGACGTACTCCACTTAATATGGCCGTATAGCTACTTTACTGTGACTGTGAGCTTGATATAGAATCTTCTCTACTCGTTTGTCCAGTGGATTCTCATGTTACTGCTCTGTCTTTTGCGATCATTCGCATCCAGGTCGTCGCCGCAGGCAGAGAGAGGCATGGTGCGCGGGACCGAGACTTGTTGTCCTACCATCGACGGAAAGGTTTTTCTTTACTGAACACAATGATGAAAAAGGTCACCACAACTAAGTCATCTGGAAGACAGAAAGGCGACGATGGATCACGATGCCTACAGAAAAtattctcctttttcttttttcaggtACCTGCGGCGCTCTCCTCGTCTTGCTCTGTCGTCAGTTGATCCTGAGATTGGATTCCTCGAGATCCTCTCTCTGTTTCACCCGTGCAGCGCCCGGCCCAGCACATCACAGAACCGTCGACAGCAAGTCTTTACAGAATTTCAAAGTAAAACACGAAGGAGAATATAAGCTGCGGATAAATCACTCCATGGTCCTCTCTTGGCCTGCAGAGTGCCGACCGCCAGCCCGCTGGACTGCTGATATCGTGTCTCATTCTTGTGGTTAGAGACGCTACTGCCTGCCAAGTCTCCGGTGTTTATTCGCGGCGCCGGAAACTGCCAGATCGACATTTTGTTTCAGGGATTAATCGCACGTCTTATTCACAAACTCCAGCTGCTCATTCTGAGGTAGCAGGAGTACCAATCAAATGTCCCGGTGACCGTTGTGGAAACTGTTTCCAGCCTCTCGTTGTCACTGCATCTTCGTTACATTTCCTACCGGGTTTTTTACAAGCTAAAAATAATGTTACACCTTGGACTCTCTTGTCCATCCGTCCAAACCACACATGCGTTGGATCGGATCGGAGTCCTCTACTCCTAAAGTCTACAGTCTACTGTATGTACATTCTACGGATCTACACGGCCGATGTCTGCTATTCACACGAAGATAGATAGACgggaaaaagaaatgaaataaaataaaagatggCCACACCAACAACCAACTAGTCAACCCGCGCTTAAGCGGCGGGGTGGGCCCTGGGTGTCAGTGTGGAAAGCCCTGCTTGCTTAGCTACGGGGTGGCGCCCCATAGCACCTCGGCGAGCACGGCGGCCTCCTCGGCAGGGGACACGGCGGCTTCCCGGACTCGCCGGAGGATCTCCAGCTTCGCGGCGCGCTTCTCCCGCTGACTCAGCCCCTGCCCGATCTCCACCTGCACCGCGAACCTCGCCACCGCGCTCACGAACGGCCGCCGCGACGACAGCAGCCTGTCGTCGTCATCctctcgccgctgctgccgccagTCCAGGAGCGCGGCGAACGGGCCGAAACCTCCGGGTTTGGAGTCTGGACACGAGGTGTCCCGAGGGTCGGTGAGGGAGCCGCCGAGGTCGGAGCGttggaggcagaggaggcgcttgacgaggccgtcggcgaggagcgcgtcgagGACCTCCCTGCGGCAGTAGAAGCCGACGCGGAGGGCGAGCTCGAGGGCGGGCGCGCGGACgcgcgggtcggcggcgcAGAGAAGGGCCACGAGCCGCGGGAGCTCGCCGCGCGCGTGGAGCTCGTCCACCAGCGGCCCGCGGACGGCGGCCACCAGCCCGTTgagcgcgcgcgccgccgccgccgagccggacgaggcggcggagatgaGCGCGCCCACGGCGGGGCCCATCAGCGTCGGCCCCACGAACACGTCCTTGTTGAACCGGACGAGCGCGAGCACCGCCGACGCGCAGCCgtcgcccacgccgccggggTCCCCGACCCCGAGCCGCGCCTCGACGGCGGGGAACACGCCGCCCCGGAGGAGCGCGTCCTGCAGCCGCGGGTCGAACCGCCCTAGCAGCCGCGCCTCCAGCTCCGCGAGcagcgcgcgggcgcgggcgttggcggcggcgtccccgTCCCCTCCTCGAAGCGCGGCCACGAGGCGGGACACGAGCTCGCGGTCGGCCCACGCCTGGATGTCCCCCGCGacggcgcccgccgcgcgctTGATCGCCCTCCTCGTCtcgcaccgccgccaccgcgcccgcAGCTCGGCAACGAACCCCCCGCCGCCTCTGTCCTCGAACCCAGCAGACCACGAGAGGGCTCTGATCCGCGACAGCAGACGGCGGAGGGCACTCAGCTCGGGGTCCCCGGCGAGGAGGTGGTCGGCGCTGGCCTCGAGCGCGAGAAGCGCCCGCAGCGCCGGGCCGCAGTCTGCATCGCCGGACTCCACGCGCCGGGCGGcgtcgcgcagggcgcgcagGACCTGGAGGAAGTCGTCcccttcgtcctcctccccctccatcggggaagaagaagggggatCACTCGAGGCTTCGTTTTAGCAGCAGCACTAGTACTCTATCTCGGAGTCGTCGTACCGGCCCGTCTTCTTCGGCCGTTGGTGGCGCGCGGGCACGGTAAAAATCCCCGAGcgagcaaaacaaaacatcagAAGGATAACTTATTTTTACCGCGAGAGTCCAGGGGATGAGAATTGAGGCGACCCAACAACCAATCAACCGGTCGATGGCGGAGACGGCGGGCCGTTGGttggccgcgcgcgcgcgcgttgGCGTCGTATCTGCCTCGACGTGGCCCGGAATTAATCCTTCCTTTACTTGGCTTGAGAACTGGCTCGAGAAGCAGATGGATGCATCTCGCGTGACGAAGCCCGAAGGCGTGTGTGTAATTACACTGACGGGTTTGACCAGTAGCTGAGCAGTCCGTCCGTGTGCGTGTGGgactccacctcctcggctcGCGGCTGTACGTAGTGCGCCAGGTCAAGACGTCGTCCACCGGAACAACTTCATGCCATGGTCATCGTCACTCCATCCACTGACAGCATATCAGGATGGGATCTtcatcctctctctctcgaaaAAAGGATGGGATCTTCAAGGAGGCTCCGGAATATGTCCTGGTTTGTGCTCTCTTCTTGACCATGTCGCGCTCGCAGCTGCAGTCGGAGAGGGACGTGCGTTGCGTGGCAACATCAGGCGTGCGTGTCGGGCTCCTGTCGCTGCCGTTCTTACTTACGCCTCGGGCAGAAGCGTTTTCCGCTTGCATTCTCGCCGTGATATTCAGGGTCTGTTTGGGTCTGTTTGGTTGCTACCCTGAGCAACGTGACCGAGATTTTTTCATGTTTTACTAATCGACTGGTTATGCACATGCAAAATAATctggtgtgtttggttgctacCCTGAGCAACATGGATGTGTGGGTAAAACTCCAGGCTTTGTTTGGATGCATTATATACCTGTGGTTACATTCACCACTGGTTACATGTGTTTTTCCGATCTGGTAAATTAGTATTGTATGAGTCATATGTATTGTAGACACCAG includes:
- the LOC100838296 gene encoding probable monogalactosyldiacylglycerol synthase 3, chloroplastic, which produces MAASMASPRGRSIRETVLESVAAYQQQQRMRRRFRKSLSYAGELSSAGRAGGGDGPSSSSSASVSSLCGPEEDDEPFWEEEEGTVELVQLGANRAKNVLILMSDTGGGHRASAEAIKDAFRIEFGDDYRVFVKDLCKDHAGWPLNNMESSYKFMVKHVQLWKVAFHTTSPRWVHCLYLGSLASFYAKKVEAGLKKYKPDIIISVHPLMQHIPLWVLKWQGLQNRVVFTTVITDLNTCHPTWFHADVNRCYCPSEEVAKRAEMDELKPSQIRVFGLPIRPSFCRAVLVKDDLRRELEMDPELPAVLLMGGGEGMGPVKKTAKALGEALFDKELGKPIGQLVVICGRNKTLSSSLQSLEWKMPVKIRGFETQMEKWMGACDCIITKAGPGTIAEALIRGLPIILNDFIPGQEVGNVPYVVDNGAGVFSKSPKETAALVASWFGPGLEERKRMSENALKLAQPEAVFDIVRDIHALSQEQGVISQISSSLTSSFFIQSPETTPIQLM